One Pseudomonas sp. FP1742 genomic window carries:
- the msrA gene encoding peptide-methionine (S)-S-oxide reductase MsrA, with amino-acid sequence MKTPFNWRRSLLGLAAASIIGQCSAFSFAGAEEAVVIPAPTLDETTQAHSETAVFAGGCFWGVQGVFQHVKGVKNAVSGYAGGAANTAQYERVSEGDTGHAEAVEVTFDPAQVSYGTLLQIYFSVAHNPTELNRQGPDRGTQYRSALFPKNTEQQRVAQAYITQLDAAHSFNKPIVTKLESYNGFYPAEEEHQDFLTEHPTYPYIVINDLPKVSQLKQLYPDRYQEKPVLVKAGM; translated from the coding sequence ATGAAAACTCCATTCAACTGGCGTCGCAGCTTGCTGGGGTTGGCTGCCGCCAGCATTATCGGCCAGTGCTCTGCGTTTTCTTTCGCAGGCGCTGAAGAGGCGGTCGTCATCCCGGCGCCGACGCTCGATGAAACCACTCAGGCGCACAGCGAAACGGCGGTTTTTGCCGGTGGTTGCTTCTGGGGTGTGCAAGGGGTGTTTCAGCATGTCAAAGGGGTGAAGAACGCCGTCTCCGGTTACGCCGGTGGCGCAGCCAACACCGCTCAATACGAGCGAGTCAGCGAGGGGGATACCGGCCATGCGGAGGCCGTCGAAGTGACCTTCGATCCGGCTCAGGTCAGTTACGGCACCCTGCTACAGATCTATTTCTCAGTGGCCCACAACCCCACTGAACTCAACCGCCAGGGTCCGGACCGAGGCACTCAGTATCGGTCGGCGCTATTCCCGAAAAACACAGAACAGCAACGCGTCGCCCAAGCCTACATCACTCAGCTCGACGCCGCCCATTCGTTCAACAAACCGATTGTTACCAAGCTGGAAAGCTACAACGGTTTCTACCCGGCGGAGGAGGAGCATCAGGACTTCCTGACCGAGCACCCGACGTACCCCTACATCGTGATCAATGATCTGCCGAAAGTGTCGCAGTTGAAGCAGTTGTATCCGGATCGGTATCAGGAAAAGCCAGTGTTGGTGAAAGCGGGCATGTAG
- a CDS encoding cytochrome c biogenesis protein DipZ — MWLLVLAYLGGVLTIVSPCILPVLPFVFARTGQPFMKSGLPLLAGMALTFALVASLAAVGGGWVVQVNQYGRWLALLFVALFGLTLLLPRLAERLTRPLVAAGGRLSEAAGADARPRPGASFLIGVATGLLWAPCAGPILGLLLTGAALQGASIATTLLLLAYAAGAATSLAAALLLGGKVFAAMKRSIGAGEWLRRGLGAAMLVGVVAIALGLDTGILARVSTASTGGIEQALVNRLASKTPANSGAMLAQIPRAGDQPAGRMMAAGDAMKVTARSLSALPVEGNLPSLDGAVQWLNSPPLTAQALKGKVVLVDFWTYSCINCLRTLPYVKAWADKYRDQGLVVIGVHAPEFAFERDVGNVTKAMKDLGITYPVAIDNDYKVWRAFNNEYWPAHYFADAQGRIRYHHFGEGKYAESERVIQQLLREAGAAKVADGLINANAQGVQLAPDMNEVQSPETYVGYRRAEHFASETGLVPDRATAYSPPSQLALNDWSLDGQWAVGPERAVSNAAASRIVYRFHARDLHLVLGPGADGKPVRFKVLIDGKPPGDAHGIDVAPDGSGSVTEQRLYQLVRQSAGVKDRTFSIEFLDPGVSAYAFTFG; from the coding sequence ATGTGGCTTCTGGTCCTCGCTTATCTCGGTGGTGTGCTGACGATTGTCAGCCCGTGCATTCTGCCGGTATTGCCCTTTGTCTTCGCTCGCACCGGGCAGCCGTTCATGAAGAGTGGCTTGCCGTTGCTGGCGGGAATGGCGCTGACCTTCGCGCTCGTCGCCTCGTTGGCGGCGGTGGGCGGCGGTTGGGTGGTGCAAGTCAATCAGTACGGTCGCTGGCTCGCGTTGCTGTTCGTTGCACTGTTCGGGCTGACGCTGTTGCTGCCGCGGTTGGCCGAACGCCTGACGCGTCCACTGGTGGCAGCCGGCGGTCGGCTGTCGGAAGCCGCGGGCGCCGATGCCCGGCCGCGTCCCGGCGCTTCATTCCTGATCGGCGTCGCCACGGGCCTGCTCTGGGCACCCTGCGCCGGGCCGATTCTGGGCCTGCTGCTGACCGGCGCGGCGCTGCAAGGGGCAAGCATCGCGACCACTCTGTTGCTGCTGGCTTACGCGGCCGGTGCCGCCACTTCTCTCGCCGCGGCACTGCTGCTGGGCGGTAAGGTCTTCGCCGCAATGAAGCGCTCGATAGGCGCGGGCGAGTGGCTGCGTCGAGGCCTGGGCGCCGCGATGCTGGTTGGTGTGGTGGCGATTGCCCTGGGGCTGGACACCGGGATTCTGGCGCGGGTTTCAACGGCGTCCACCGGCGGTATCGAACAGGCGCTGGTCAACCGGTTGGCCAGTAAGACTCCGGCCAACAGCGGGGCGATGCTGGCGCAGATTCCACGGGCCGGCGATCAACCCGCCGGCAGAATGATGGCCGCTGGCGACGCGATGAAAGTGACCGCGAGGTCACTGAGCGCACTGCCGGTTGAAGGCAACCTTCCATCGCTGGACGGCGCTGTGCAATGGCTCAACTCACCCCCTCTCACCGCCCAGGCGTTGAAGGGCAAGGTCGTGTTGGTGGACTTCTGGACTTACTCCTGCATCAACTGCCTGCGGACCCTGCCGTATGTAAAGGCCTGGGCCGATAAGTATCGCGATCAGGGTTTGGTGGTGATCGGTGTCCACGCGCCCGAGTTTGCCTTCGAGCGGGATGTCGGCAATGTCACCAAAGCCATGAAGGATCTGGGCATCACCTACCCGGTGGCCATTGATAATGACTACAAGGTCTGGCGTGCTTTCAACAATGAATATTGGCCGGCCCATTACTTTGCCGATGCTCAGGGTCGCATTCGTTATCACCACTTTGGTGAAGGCAAGTACGCCGAATCCGAGCGGGTGATTCAGCAACTGTTGCGAGAGGCGGGGGCGGCGAAAGTCGCGGACGGGCTGATCAATGCCAACGCCCAGGGTGTTCAACTCGCCCCGGACATGAATGAGGTGCAATCGCCCGAAACCTATGTCGGCTACCGGCGGGCGGAGCATTTCGCCTCTGAAACCGGCCTGGTGCCTGACAGGGCGACGGCCTATAGCCCACCGTCACAACTGGCACTCAATGACTGGAGCCTGGACGGTCAATGGGCTGTCGGTCCGGAGCGGGCCGTTTCAAACGCGGCGGCCAGTCGTATCGTCTATCGCTTTCATGCTCGTGATCTGCATCTGGTGTTGGGGCCCGGTGCTGACGGTAAACCGGTGCGTTTCAAAGTGTTGATTGACGGTAAGCCCCCAGGCGATGCCCATGGTATTGACGTGGCGCCTGATGGCAGTGGCAGCGTCACCGAGCAGCGGTTGTATCAACTGGTGCGCCAGAGCGCAGGCGTAAAGGACCGGACGTTCAGCATCGAATTTCTCGATCCGGGTGTGTCGGCGTATGCGTTTACCTTTGGTTGA
- the msrB gene encoding peptide-methionine (R)-S-oxide reductase MsrB — translation MFSRRQFLVASGGLGAAALVIGVLPKFSASVALVDEARAQEVFEVTYSDSEWRARLSAEQYEILREEGTERAYSSPLNNEHRKGVFACAGCDLPLFSSDTKFDSRTGWPSFWAPLDNAVATRQDRSFGVLREEVHCRRCGGHLGHVFEDGPKPTGLRYCMNGLALTFKPQA, via the coding sequence ATGTTTTCACGGCGACAGTTTCTTGTAGCGAGCGGCGGGCTGGGGGCTGCAGCCCTGGTGATAGGTGTATTGCCAAAATTTTCCGCAAGCGTCGCGCTGGTCGATGAAGCCCGCGCGCAGGAGGTTTTCGAGGTGACTTACAGCGACAGCGAATGGCGCGCCAGGCTCAGCGCCGAGCAGTACGAAATACTGCGCGAAGAGGGCACCGAACGGGCCTACAGCAGCCCGCTGAACAATGAGCACCGCAAGGGCGTTTTTGCCTGCGCCGGTTGTGATCTGCCGTTGTTTTCTTCCGACACCAAGTTCGACAGTCGCACCGGTTGGCCGAGCTTCTGGGCCCCCCTGGACAATGCGGTAGCCACCCGGCAGGACCGCTCCTTCGGCGTGCTGCGCGAAGAGGTTCACTGCCGTCGTTGCGGCGGTCATCTGGGCCATGTCTTCGAAGACGGGCCAAAGCCCACTGGCTTGCGCTACTGCATGAACGGCCTGGCGCTGACCTTCAAGCCGCAGGCGTGA
- a CDS encoding response regulator transcription factor, with the protein MEQTKRVLVVEDDLHIADLICLHLRDEQFEVVHCADGDEGMRLLQQGSWDALILDLMLPGVDGLEICRRARAMARYTPIIITSARSSEVHRILGLELGADDYLAKPFSMLELVARVKALLRRVDAMARNLKMDAGSLITDGLSIDPITREVALDGQRLDLTPREFDLLYFFARQPGKVFSRMDLLNAVWGYSHEGYEHTVNTHINRLRAKIEADPAQPARILTVWGRGYKFAASGEQP; encoded by the coding sequence ATGGAACAGACCAAACGCGTGCTGGTGGTCGAGGACGACCTGCACATCGCCGACCTTATCTGCCTGCATCTGCGCGATGAGCAGTTCGAGGTGGTGCACTGCGCCGACGGTGATGAGGGCATGCGTCTGTTGCAACAAGGAAGCTGGGACGCACTGATCCTCGACCTGATGCTACCCGGCGTCGACGGCCTCGAAATCTGCCGCCGTGCCCGGGCCATGGCCCGCTACACACCGATCATCATCACCAGTGCGCGCTCCAGCGAAGTGCATCGGATTCTGGGGCTGGAGCTTGGTGCCGACGATTACCTGGCCAAACCGTTTTCCATGCTCGAGCTGGTGGCACGGGTCAAGGCACTGCTGCGACGGGTCGACGCCATGGCCCGCAACCTGAAAATGGACGCCGGCAGCCTGATCACGGACGGCCTGTCCATCGACCCGATCACCCGTGAAGTCGCCCTCGATGGCCAGCGCCTTGACCTCACGCCACGGGAGTTCGACCTGCTGTACTTCTTCGCCCGCCAACCTGGCAAAGTCTTCTCGCGCATGGACCTGCTCAACGCGGTGTGGGGCTACAGCCACGAAGGCTACGAGCACACGGTCAACACCCACATCAACCGCCTGCGCGCCAAGATCGAAGCCGATCCGGCGCAGCCGGCGCGCATCCTCACGGTGTGGGGCCGTGGCTACAAATTCGCAGCAAGCGGAGAGCAGCCATGA
- a CDS encoding HAMP domain-containing sensor histidine kinase has product MRLTLTQRLSLVFAVLLLVCCGTSVWMQVRSNQMHELEVVQGLSRDLAQHIAHDTVLMDRNGPMPNAVRELFSQLMLVNPSVEVYLLDTGGRIVGSAAPEGRIHREQVDLVPIQRLLKGEALPILGDDPRSVDGRKVFSAAPLRVNGQPAGYLYVVLLSEEHDRFAERGATSAALNTALLSIGLVALLCLIAGLTAFALITRPLRRLTEKVSQFDINGVPSASPEPEPEPVEKAASHDEIAVLDAAFRQMQARLGEQWRSLTRQDQERRELVANISHDLRTPLASLHGYLETLSLKDATLSPADRRRYLGIALDQSRKVGGLAQSLLELVRLEHGFVQPVLERFSLTDLVQDIFQKFELSAEARQIELKATFAPNATVACADLGLIERVLTNLFDNALRHTPPGGEIELSLRPQGCFIEVTVSDTGPGIAPELREGLFLRPFNIGGARRDGGLGLRIVHRILQLHGREIELIDVPGRGATFRFSLPVDEQTAEQWMTRSMNMNSMGK; this is encoded by the coding sequence ATGAGGCTGACCCTGACTCAACGCCTGTCCCTGGTGTTCGCCGTGTTGTTGCTGGTGTGCTGCGGCACTTCGGTATGGATGCAGGTGCGCTCCAACCAGATGCATGAACTGGAAGTGGTGCAGGGTTTGTCGCGGGATCTGGCGCAACACATCGCCCACGACACCGTGCTGATGGACCGCAATGGCCCGATGCCCAATGCCGTGCGCGAACTGTTCAGCCAACTGATGCTGGTCAATCCCAGTGTCGAGGTCTATCTCTTGGACACAGGAGGCCGGATTGTCGGCAGCGCCGCGCCCGAAGGCCGGATACATCGGGAGCAGGTCGATCTGGTGCCGATCCAGCGTTTGCTAAAAGGCGAGGCCCTGCCGATTCTGGGCGACGATCCGCGCAGCGTCGACGGTCGCAAGGTGTTCAGCGCCGCGCCCTTGCGGGTCAACGGTCAGCCGGCCGGTTATCTCTATGTGGTGTTGCTCAGTGAAGAGCACGACCGCTTCGCCGAACGCGGTGCCACCAGCGCCGCGCTCAATACCGCATTGTTGTCCATTGGGCTGGTGGCGTTGCTGTGCCTGATTGCCGGCCTCACGGCATTTGCCCTGATCACCCGGCCATTGCGGCGCTTGACCGAGAAAGTCAGTCAGTTCGATATCAATGGCGTTCCGTCCGCCTCGCCAGAACCAGAGCCTGAACCGGTAGAAAAGGCCGCCAGCCACGATGAAATAGCGGTACTCGACGCGGCCTTCCGGCAGATGCAAGCGCGCCTCGGCGAACAATGGCGCTCGCTGACCCGTCAGGATCAGGAGCGTCGCGAACTGGTGGCCAACATCTCCCACGACCTGCGCACACCGCTGGCCTCGCTGCACGGTTACCTGGAAACCCTGTCGCTCAAGGACGCCACATTGTCCCCCGCCGACCGCCGTCGCTATCTGGGAATCGCTCTGGATCAGAGCCGCAAGGTCGGCGGCCTGGCGCAATCGTTGCTGGAGCTGGTGCGGCTGGAACACGGTTTCGTGCAACCGGTGCTGGAACGCTTCTCCCTGACCGATCTGGTGCAGGACATTTTCCAGAAATTCGAACTCAGCGCCGAAGCACGCCAGATCGAACTCAAGGCCACTTTCGCCCCCAACGCCACCGTGGCCTGCGCCGACCTGGGGCTGATCGAGCGGGTGCTGACCAACCTGTTCGACAACGCCCTGCGCCACACGCCCCCAGGCGGAGAAATCGAACTCAGCCTCCGCCCTCAAGGGTGTTTTATCGAAGTAACCGTCAGCGACACCGGCCCCGGCATCGCCCCCGAGTTACGCGAAGGCCTGTTCCTGCGTCCGTTCAACATTGGCGGCGCACGACGCGATGGGGGGCTGGGGCTGAGGATCGTGCACCGGATCCTGCAATTGCACGGTCGCGAGATCGAGCTGATCGACGTGCCCGGACGCGGTGCGACTTTTCGTTTTTCCTTGCCGGTGGATGAGCAAACGGCGGAGCAGTGGATGACTCGTTCGATGAATATGAATTCGATGGGGAAATAG
- a CDS encoding LysE family translocator, translated as MESEGKDVQDFQRSLLFSIVLSITFGPIALIILRQSILHGRLSAVPGAFGAALADALYAAVALMGVALIKTFVLGYLDLLTVVSIAYLFYLGIRITASSDSTMSITRQSGFFSVFALTLSNPLTIVAITSYVIANHSDEATVNVPLSLAGFFVGSLACQMVYVMGGDVIGRALSGRKSTRLLNWSSGLCLIVFSLWKLQDFIRAKPFLWAV; from the coding sequence ATGGAATCAGAGGGCAAGGACGTGCAGGATTTTCAGCGATCTCTATTATTTTCAATCGTGTTGTCGATCACCTTTGGGCCGATTGCCTTGATTATATTGAGGCAGTCCATCTTGCATGGACGATTGAGCGCCGTACCAGGTGCGTTCGGAGCAGCCCTGGCGGATGCTCTGTATGCCGCAGTCGCGTTGATGGGGGTAGCGCTGATCAAAACCTTTGTATTGGGCTATCTGGATCTTCTGACAGTTGTCTCAATAGCCTATCTCTTCTATTTGGGTATAAGGATCACTGCGTCCTCTGATTCGACAATGAGCATCACACGCCAATCAGGCTTTTTCTCTGTGTTTGCGTTAACGCTGAGCAATCCGTTGACCATTGTGGCAATCACCTCTTATGTCATCGCTAATCACTCAGACGAAGCGACTGTTAACGTGCCTCTTTCGCTCGCTGGTTTTTTCGTCGGCAGTCTCGCCTGCCAGATGGTGTACGTAATGGGGGGCGATGTTATTGGAAGGGCATTGTCTGGAAGGAAAAGCACTCGCCTATTGAATTGGTCTAGTGGTCTTTGTCTGATCGTTTTCTCTTTATGGAAACTACAAGATTTCATCAGGGCTAAACCGTTTTTGTGGGCGGTTTGA
- the cyoE gene encoding heme o synthase gives MSLKHFIQITKPGIIFGNVLSVAGGFFLASKGHVDLAIFLAAMIGTSLVVASGCVFNNCIDRDIDLKMERTKNRVLVQGLISLKLALAYATVLGVAGVALLYKVANPLAALFAVIGFVIYVGFYSLYLKRKSVHGTLVGSLSGAMPPVIGYVAVSNNFDMAALTLLVMFSLWQMPHSYAIAIFRFNDYLAASIPVLPVKRGIEVAKKHILLYILAFLVATLMLTFSGYAGMSYLAVAAAMGMYWLYMAWTGYKAVDDTVWARKLFVFSIFTITALSVMMSLDFKVPSELLLTYAP, from the coding sequence ATGTCCTTGAAGCACTTTATCCAAATCACCAAACCGGGGATCATTTTCGGTAACGTGCTTTCAGTGGCAGGCGGATTTTTCCTGGCCTCCAAAGGGCATGTCGATCTGGCCATCTTCCTGGCCGCGATGATCGGCACGTCCCTGGTAGTAGCCTCCGGTTGCGTGTTCAACAACTGCATCGACCGCGACATCGACCTGAAGATGGAGCGCACCAAGAACCGGGTGCTGGTCCAGGGCTTGATCTCCCTGAAACTGGCCCTGGCTTATGCGACCGTCCTGGGTGTCGCCGGCGTTGCGTTGTTGTACAAGGTGGCCAACCCGTTGGCCGCGCTGTTCGCGGTGATCGGTTTTGTCATCTACGTCGGCTTCTACAGCCTGTACCTCAAGCGCAAGTCGGTTCACGGCACGCTGGTGGGCAGTCTGTCGGGGGCGATGCCGCCGGTGATCGGTTACGTCGCAGTCAGCAATAACTTCGACATGGCCGCGCTGACGTTGCTGGTGATGTTCAGCCTGTGGCAGATGCCGCATTCCTACGCCATCGCAATCTTCCGCTTCAACGATTACCTGGCCGCATCGATTCCGGTGCTGCCGGTGAAGCGCGGCATTGAAGTGGCCAAGAAGCACATCCTGCTCTACATCCTGGCCTTCCTCGTGGCGACCTTGATGCTGACCTTCAGCGGCTACGCCGGCATGAGCTACCTCGCCGTCGCCGCGGCCATGGGCATGTACTGGCTGTACATGGCCTGGACCGGCTACAAGGCAGTGGATGACACGGTCTGGGCACGCAAGCTGTTCGTGTTCTCGATCTTCACCATTACTGCGTTGAGCGTGATGATGTCCCTGGACTTCAAAGTGCCGAGCGAGTTGCTGCTGACGTACGCGCCTTAA
- the cyoD gene encoding cytochrome o ubiquinol oxidase subunit IV: MANAHSHDSHDAGHGSVKSYAIGFILSVILTVIPFGLVMYPSLPKALTLWIVLAFAVIQVLVHLVYFLHLDRSAAQRNNVIAFVFAAIVIVLLVGLSLWIMFSIHTNMMAH, from the coding sequence ATGGCTAACGCTCATTCCCACGATAGCCACGACGCCGGCCACGGCAGCGTCAAGTCCTACGCTATCGGTTTCATTCTGTCGGTGATCCTGACGGTCATTCCTTTCGGCCTGGTGATGTACCCGTCGCTGCCTAAAGCCCTGACCCTATGGATCGTACTGGCCTTCGCAGTGATCCAGGTGCTGGTGCACCTGGTGTACTTCCTCCACCTGGACCGTTCGGCAGCGCAGCGTAACAACGTGATTGCGTTTGTTTTCGCCGCGATCGTAATCGTCCTGTTGGTAGGCCTGTCGCTGTGGATCATGTTCAGCATCCACACCAACATGATGGCGCACTGA
- a CDS encoding cytochrome o ubiquinol oxidase subunit III: MSNLVTNAGHTHVDGHGHDDHHHDSGEMTVFGFWLYLMTDCILFASIFAAYAVLVNNVAGGPSGHDIFELPYVLGETALLLFSSITYGFAMLALFKGKKNQVLGWLALTFLFGAGFIGMEVNEFHMLISEGFGPSRSGFLSGFFTLVGTHGLHVTSGLIWMAIMMYQVQKNGLTATNKTRLSCLSLFWHFLDVVWICVFTVVYLMGTM; the protein is encoded by the coding sequence ATGTCGAACTTAGTGACCAATGCTGGACACACCCATGTCGATGGACATGGGCATGATGACCATCACCACGACTCGGGCGAGATGACCGTATTCGGTTTCTGGCTCTACCTGATGACCGACTGCATTCTGTTTGCGTCGATCTTCGCGGCGTACGCGGTACTGGTTAACAACGTAGCGGGTGGCCCGTCGGGCCACGACATCTTCGAGCTGCCATACGTACTGGGCGAAACCGCTCTGCTGCTGTTCAGTTCGATCACCTACGGCTTCGCCATGCTGGCGTTGTTCAAGGGCAAGAAGAACCAGGTCCTGGGCTGGCTGGCCCTGACCTTCCTGTTCGGCGCCGGCTTCATCGGCATGGAAGTCAACGAGTTCCACATGTTGATCTCCGAGGGCTTCGGTCCTAGCCGCAGCGGCTTCCTGTCCGGGTTCTTCACCCTGGTCGGCACCCACGGTCTGCACGTGACCAGCGGTCTGATCTGGATGGCGATCATGATGTATCAGGTGCAGAAAAACGGCCTGACGGCGACCAACAAGACCCGTCTGAGCTGCCTGAGCCTGTTCTGGCACTTCCTGGACGTGGTGTGGATCTGCGTATTCACCGTTGTTTATCTGATGGGGACTATGTAA
- the cyoB gene encoding cytochrome o ubiquinol oxidase subunit I, with translation MFGKLSWEAVPFHEPIVMVTIAMIALGGLALFAAITYFKKWTYLWTEWLTSVDHKKIGVMYIVVAMVMLLRGFADAIMMRTQLAMATEGSPGYLPPEHYDQIFTAHGVIMIIFMAMPFFTGLMNLAVPLQIGARDVAYPFLNSLSFWLLVSGVVLINLSLGVGEFAKTGWVAYPPLSGLQYSPGVGMDYYIWALQLSGLGTTLTGVNFLATVLKMRTPGMKLMDMPIFTWTCTWANVLIVASFPILTATLALLTLDRYMDFHIFTNELGGNPMMYVNLFWAWGHPEVYILILPAFGIFSEVISTFTGKRLFGHHSMVYASGAISILGFMVWLHHFFTMGSGASVNAFFGLATMLISIPTGVKLFNWLFTIYQGRLRFTSQVLWTLGFMVTFAIGGMTGVLLAIPGADFVLHNSLFVIAHFHNVIIGGAVFGYIAGFGFYFPKAFGFKLHEGWGKAAFWFWISGFFVAFMPLYVLGFMGMTRRLNATTNPEWVPYLYVAMFGAVMIAAGIACQLIQLYVSIRDRKLPQNMCEHGDPWNAHTLEWSTSSPPPFYNFAVLPKAEGIDPFTEAKENGTAYKAPAKYEPIHMPNNTATGLVMGALLTVFGFAMIWHIWWLAIVGLVGTVGYFVIHAARDDQGYMVPVDVIERIEAEQHKRLVAAGKIPATATRVETSLEQA, from the coding sequence ATGTTTGGTAAATTAAGTTGGGAAGCGGTCCCGTTCCACGAACCGATCGTGATGGTGACCATCGCCATGATCGCGCTCGGCGGTCTGGCACTGTTCGCTGCAATCACCTACTTCAAGAAGTGGACCTATTTGTGGACCGAGTGGTTGACCTCGGTCGACCACAAGAAAATCGGCGTGATGTACATCGTCGTCGCCATGGTCATGCTGCTGCGTGGTTTTGCCGACGCCATCATGATGCGTACCCAGTTGGCCATGGCCACCGAGGGTTCGCCTGGCTACCTGCCACCTGAACACTATGACCAGATCTTCACCGCTCACGGTGTGATCATGATCATCTTCATGGCGATGCCATTCTTCACCGGCCTGATGAACCTTGCAGTGCCGCTGCAGATCGGCGCCCGTGACGTTGCCTACCCGTTCCTGAACTCCCTGAGCTTCTGGCTGCTGGTTTCCGGCGTGGTGCTGATCAACCTGTCCCTGGGCGTTGGCGAATTCGCCAAGACCGGTTGGGTTGCCTATCCGCCGCTGTCGGGCCTGCAATACAGCCCGGGCGTGGGGATGGATTACTACATCTGGGCGCTGCAGCTATCCGGGCTAGGTACGACGCTGACGGGGGTCAACTTCCTGGCCACCGTGCTGAAAATGCGTACCCCTGGCATGAAGCTGATGGACATGCCGATCTTCACCTGGACCTGCACCTGGGCCAACGTCCTGATCGTGGCTTCGTTCCCGATCCTGACCGCTACCCTGGCTTTGCTGACGCTTGACCGTTACATGGATTTCCACATTTTCACCAATGAACTTGGTGGCAATCCGATGATGTACGTCAACCTGTTCTGGGCTTGGGGTCACCCCGAGGTTTACATCCTGATTCTGCCGGCGTTCGGGATCTTCTCCGAAGTCATCTCGACCTTCACCGGCAAGCGTCTGTTCGGTCACCACTCGATGGTCTACGCATCGGGCGCGATCTCGATCCTGGGCTTCATGGTCTGGCTGCACCACTTCTTCACCATGGGTTCGGGTGCCAGCGTCAACGCCTTCTTCGGTCTGGCGACGATGCTGATTTCGATCCCGACGGGTGTGAAGCTATTCAACTGGCTGTTCACCATTTATCAAGGCCGTCTGCGTTTCACCAGCCAGGTTCTGTGGACCCTGGGCTTCATGGTGACCTTCGCCATCGGCGGCATGACCGGCGTACTGCTGGCCATCCCGGGTGCTGACTTCGTACTGCACAACAGCCTGTTCGTGATCGCGCACTTCCATAACGTGATCATCGGCGGCGCGGTATTCGGTTACATCGCAGGTTTCGGCTTCTACTTCCCGAAAGCGTTCGGCTTCAAGCTGCACGAAGGCTGGGGCAAGGCAGCATTCTGGTTCTGGATTTCCGGCTTCTTCGTCGCGTTCATGCCGCTCTATGTACTGGGCTTCATGGGCATGACCCGTCGTCTGAACGCCACCACCAACCCTGAGTGGGTACCGTACCTGTACGTTGCCATGTTCGGTGCGGTGATGATCGCTGCGGGTATCGCCTGCCAGCTGATCCAGCTGTACGTGAGTATCCGTGACCGCAAGCTGCCGCAGAACATGTGCGAGCACGGCGACCCATGGAATGCCCACACCCTGGAATGGTCGACTTCCTCGCCACCACCGTTCTACAACTTTGCCGTGCTGCCAAAAGCAGAAGGCATCGACCCGTTCACCGAAGCCAAGGAAAACGGCACCGCGTACAAGGCTCCGGCCAAGTACGAGCCGATCCACATGCCAAACAACACCGCGACCGGTCTGGTCATGGGTGCTCTGTTGACCGTGTTCGGTTTCGCGATGATCTGGCACATCTGGTGGTTGGCCATCGTTGGTCTGGTTGGCACCGTGGGCTACTTCGTGATCCACGCTGCACGCGATGATCAAGGCTATATGGTGCCGGTCGACGTGATCGAGCGCATCGAAGCCGAGCAGCACAAGCGTCTGGTAGCGGCCGGGAAAATTCCAGCCACCGCCACCCGTGTTGAAACCTCGTTGGAACAGGCTTAA